The Solibacillus sp. FSL R7-0682 genome includes a window with the following:
- a CDS encoding LacI family DNA-binding transcriptional regulator — protein MKKRRITLNDVAKHAGVSRSTASLVVQESPKIKPSTTQKVLNSMRELGYVYDRMAANMRAQKSTTIGIIITDVGNPYYTDLLKALHTALEDAGYTVFLATTYDDEDRQNLLIGRMLEHRVSGMIICPVSNIKEKSIELINHLDIPVVMAVRENLDIRHDYIGIDYEEGMYLGTKHLLEKGHTNIAFIGGHAHSVAWQQRMIGFKKALEESQIDIERTTILETDVTREASKSAVLNMLATGYRPSAIVCFNDLIAHGVMLGLGQAGIKVGEDIALIGFDNTNESSWFSPALTTVSSFPSEIGNHAAELLKNRLNNENIERQRIILQPELVVRDTCKGGEYYASR, from the coding sequence ATGAAAAAACGAAGAATTACCTTGAATGACGTAGCAAAGCATGCTGGTGTATCTCGTTCAACAGCCTCATTAGTTGTTCAAGAAAGTCCAAAAATTAAACCGAGTACGACACAAAAGGTATTAAACTCCATGCGCGAGCTTGGCTATGTGTATGATAGAATGGCTGCCAATATGCGGGCTCAAAAATCGACGACAATTGGAATTATTATAACGGATGTCGGGAACCCGTACTATACGGATCTATTAAAAGCACTACATACCGCGCTTGAAGATGCAGGGTATACCGTGTTTTTAGCAACTACTTACGATGATGAAGATCGCCAAAATTTGCTAATAGGTAGAATGCTCGAACATCGAGTATCTGGCATGATTATATGTCCTGTCTCAAACATTAAAGAAAAATCGATTGAATTAATTAATCATCTTGATATTCCAGTAGTTATGGCGGTGCGAGAAAACTTAGATATTCGACATGATTATATAGGGATTGATTATGAAGAAGGAATGTATTTAGGAACTAAGCACTTACTTGAAAAAGGGCATACGAATATTGCATTTATTGGTGGTCATGCTCATTCTGTTGCATGGCAGCAACGAATGATCGGCTTTAAAAAAGCACTTGAGGAATCCCAAATTGATATAGAGCGTACGACAATTTTAGAAACAGATGTGACAAGAGAGGCTAGTAAATCTGCCGTACTTAATATGTTAGCTACAGGCTATCGACCATCTGCCATTGTTTGCTTTAATGATTTAATTGCGCATGGAGTGATGCTTGGATTAGGACAAGCAGGGATTAAGGTTGGAGAAGACATTGCATTAATTGGATTTGATAATACAAATGAATCTTCTTGGTTTTCACCAGCTTTAACAACTGTCTCTTCATTTCCGAGTGAAATCGGAAATCATGCGGCAGAGCTTTTAAAAAATCGATTAAATAATGAAAATATAGAACGGCAACGAATCATCCTACAGCCAGAACTTGTTGTTCGGGATACATGTAAAGGTGGAGAGTACTATGCAAGCCGTTAG
- a CDS encoding TRAP transporter substrate-binding protein: MKKWKLGLSSVILVGLLAACGDDETIETNADTNVGSDNNAGQTEIAKDAKVLKFAFSAAEDAFKPFYEVEQIIESKTNGAIDVQFYPGGQLGGDVQALEGVRSGTIEASAMSTTIIASLNPEFNIYDVPFLFKSSDVAYEIMDGEIGDKLSESLEQYDLVGLGYLDATYRNLTNNKKEVRTPDDLKGLNVRTLENALQVKFWKELGANPTAISFSELYSALESNVVEGQENPFNVINSSKFFEVQKFMTRTEHLLMPRFVVVSDKFWNSLTPEEQTIVQEAIKVGSDNMRAETLNQQDAAIANIEANGVKITELSDEDRQQWIDKAAPVYDEFKKVIGEELYNQVIELAK, encoded by the coding sequence ATGAAAAAATGGAAATTAGGATTATCAAGTGTAATTTTAGTAGGTTTGTTAGCGGCATGTGGGGATGACGAGACAATCGAAACAAATGCAGACACGAATGTGGGATCAGATAATAATGCTGGGCAAACTGAAATTGCAAAAGATGCAAAGGTACTGAAATTTGCTTTCTCAGCTGCGGAAGATGCATTTAAACCATTTTATGAAGTAGAGCAAATTATTGAAAGTAAAACAAACGGAGCAATTGATGTTCAATTTTACCCTGGGGGACAACTTGGGGGAGATGTGCAAGCTTTAGAAGGAGTACGATCAGGCACAATCGAAGCATCGGCTATGTCTACAACAATTATTGCATCGTTAAATCCGGAATTTAACATTTATGACGTTCCATTCTTATTTAAATCGTCAGATGTTGCTTATGAAATAATGGATGGCGAAATTGGTGATAAATTATCTGAATCTTTAGAACAATATGACTTAGTGGGGTTAGGTTACTTAGATGCAACATATCGAAACTTAACAAACAATAAAAAAGAAGTTCGAACACCAGATGATCTAAAGGGTTTAAATGTTAGGACATTAGAAAATGCGTTGCAAGTTAAGTTTTGGAAGGAGCTAGGGGCAAATCCTACGGCCATTTCATTCTCAGAGCTTTATAGCGCGTTAGAGTCAAATGTTGTGGAAGGCCAAGAAAATCCATTCAATGTTATTAATTCATCCAAGTTTTTTGAAGTACAAAAATTTATGACACGTACAGAGCATTTATTAATGCCACGATTTGTCGTAGTTTCGGATAAGTTTTGGAATTCATTAACACCTGAAGAGCAAACAATTGTGCAAGAGGCCATCAAAGTTGGAAGTGATAATATGCGTGCAGAAACACTAAATCAACAAGATGCAGCGATTGCGAATATTGAAGCAAACGGGGTGAAAATTACGGAGCTTTCTGATGAAGATCGACAGCAATGGATTGATAAAGCAGCCCCAGTTTACGATGAGTTCAAAAAAGTAATTGGTGAGGAGCTTTATAATCAAGTAATTGAACTCGCAAAATAA
- a CDS encoding pre-toxin TG domain-containing protein, with amino-acid sequence MTKVGGKVAVAYTSFKEGGYKGVISAGLDFIPIVGNAKALVEAAIGRDPITGRKLESWERGASAAAILGGPLVKGVKHGAKLGAKAISGATSSSKAKTKTVNLAKSPTPTNPTKQQAPSSPAKTNQNTKGTGNVPKGYYQDVNGKWRTPDGKYASNKEVGLPEPSGLSKRLEYMGSTPGKSSKTGKEVIERMKKEDPPKIRTNRDDETEFMASDNKWYPIDQADMAHLTDAVSWWNNSGRYYGAKSPEVREWMLNSKNYKLDHYSLNRSAGAKLNETYLPPIK; translated from the coding sequence ATGACAAAGGTCGGCGGAAAAGTGGCCGTTGCGTACACGTCCTTTAAAGAGGGCGGCTACAAAGGGGTAATCTCAGCAGGATTAGACTTCATTCCGATAGTAGGAAATGCGAAAGCATTGGTAGAAGCGGCAATTGGAAGAGATCCGATCACCGGTAGAAAGCTGGAAAGCTGGGAGCGCGGAGCATCAGCCGCTGCTATTTTAGGCGGACCTTTAGTAAAAGGTGTAAAACATGGTGCAAAACTAGGTGCAAAGGCTATTTCAGGAGCTACATCAAGTAGCAAAGCAAAAACTAAAACAGTAAATCTGGCCAAGTCCCCAACACCAACGAATCCGACAAAGCAGCAAGCACCGTCATCACCTGCGAAAACTAATCAAAATACTAAGGGCACGGGTAATGTTCCTAAGGGTTATTATCAAGATGTAAATGGAAAATGGCGCACACCTGACGGGAAATACGCAAGTAACAAAGAAGTCGGGTTACCTGAACCAAGTGGCCTATCTAAACGTTTGGAATATATGGGTAGTACACCTGGAAAAAGCTCGAAAACTGGTAAAGAAGTAATCGAGAGAATGAAAAAAGAAGATCCACCAAAAATTCGTACAAATCGTGATGATGAAACAGAATTTATGGCAAGCGATAATAAATGGTATCCTATAGATCAAGCCGATATGGCTCATTTAACCGATGCAGTCTCATGGTGGAACAATTCAGGTAGATATTATGGAGCGAAGTCCCCAGAGGTTAGAGAGTGGATGTTAAATTCCAAAAATTACAAATTAGATCACTATAGTCTGAATCGATCTGCAGGTGCAAAGTTAAATGAAACTTACTTACCACCAATTAAATAA
- a CDS encoding CaiB/BaiF CoA transferase family protein yields MNAINNGPLTGIKIVDISTMIAAPFGATLLADLGAEVVKVELPKKGDTLRTVGPWKDGEALRWPGLARNKKSITLNIHSEKGKEIFLKLIKDIDILIENFRPGTLEKWGLSYDVMKEVNPNLIMVRISGYGQTGPYAKKAGFGTPCTAYSGHTYLQGYPDRPPVSPSYSLLDYIAGVYTAFAAVSALYHRDATPNGTGQVVEMGLYEAIFRMLEFLIAEYDQNEKIRERSPGLAGHSSPAGTYETKDGKYVVLVCSTDSTFNRLAEAMGRLDMLKNERFYTNAVRLQNDEEVQAIVKGYIKTLTLLELQAILDKHGVPISPILSIADIFNDPHYKARQNIVEVEHPRLGKVKVPGVVPNFSKTPGSIRHRAPELGEHNEEIYLSLGLSEEEIEQLKQEEVI; encoded by the coding sequence ATGAATGCTATAAATAACGGTCCATTGACGGGCATAAAAATAGTAGATATTTCAACAATGATTGCAGCGCCTTTCGGGGCGACGCTACTTGCTGATTTAGGCGCTGAAGTCGTAAAAGTAGAGCTACCAAAGAAAGGGGATACCCTTCGAACGGTTGGACCATGGAAGGATGGAGAGGCACTGCGATGGCCAGGGCTTGCTCGCAATAAAAAATCGATTACCTTAAATATTCATAGTGAAAAGGGAAAAGAAATTTTTCTGAAGCTTATAAAAGATATTGATATTTTAATAGAAAATTTTCGCCCAGGTACATTGGAAAAATGGGGTTTAAGCTACGACGTAATGAAGGAAGTTAACCCGAATTTAATAATGGTACGGATTTCTGGCTATGGGCAAACAGGACCTTATGCAAAGAAGGCAGGATTTGGTACTCCATGTACTGCATATAGTGGTCACACATATCTTCAAGGGTATCCAGATCGGCCACCTGTGAGCCCGTCATACTCATTACTTGATTATATTGCAGGTGTATATACAGCCTTCGCTGCGGTTTCAGCCTTATATCATCGTGATGCAACGCCAAATGGAACAGGGCAAGTTGTTGAAATGGGCTTATACGAAGCTATTTTTAGAATGCTAGAGTTTCTAATCGCCGAGTATGATCAAAATGAAAAGATTCGGGAACGCTCTCCTGGATTAGCAGGACATTCGAGCCCAGCTGGTACGTATGAAACAAAAGATGGAAAGTATGTTGTATTAGTTTGCAGTACGGACTCCACGTTTAATCGTTTAGCGGAGGCGATGGGGCGGTTAGATATGTTAAAGAATGAACGCTTTTATACGAATGCTGTTCGCTTGCAAAATGATGAAGAAGTTCAGGCCATTGTGAAAGGATATATTAAAACGCTTACATTGTTGGAATTACAGGCAATTCTAGATAAACATGGTGTGCCTATTAGTCCGATATTAAGCATCGCAGATATTTTCAATGATCCCCATTATAAAGCGCGCCAAAATATTGTGGAAGTAGAGCATCCACGTTTAGGAAAAGTAAAAGTACCTGGTGTAGTTCCTAACTTTTCAAAAACACCTGGATCAATTCGGCATCGTGCACCAGAGCTAGGGGAACATAATGAGGAAATTTATCTTTCACTAGGCTTATCTGAAGAGGAGATTGAACAATTAAAGCAAGAAGAGGTGATTTGA
- a CDS encoding zinc-dependent alcohol dehydrogenase, giving the protein MYKTLQIDNPQSIALKEVMTSQYKLKNTEVQLKPIIGGICGSDVSVYNGKFAHAKYPIIPGHEVVAEVIAKGQDVKYEIGSKVIIVPNSFCDQCENCKRGRRNICLHKESLGVNVDGVFSSHFCIDTKYVLPVPDGISLERSTLTEPFAVIIHAIKKIDIEKGQSIAIIGCGTEGMLAASLTHFYGGVVTVIDVQQQKLDHIQQSQPQLNVCLPHQVGNQKFDLVIECAGVKSSVEQAFDIVKPGGEIILIGLTPEATMPVTKLVRSEVTIYGSIIYDFPEDFEKSVEVLSDPNMKVDHIISKIYPLKDFKKAYEDACSGKYGKVLISFDDENR; this is encoded by the coding sequence TTGTATAAAACATTACAAATAGATAATCCACAAAGCATAGCGCTTAAAGAAGTGATGACTTCACAATACAAGTTAAAAAATACAGAAGTGCAATTAAAGCCGATTATCGGTGGTATATGTGGTTCAGATGTAAGCGTATACAATGGGAAATTTGCGCATGCAAAATATCCAATTATTCCTGGACATGAGGTTGTTGCAGAAGTGATTGCGAAAGGGCAAGATGTAAAATACGAAATTGGTTCCAAAGTAATTATCGTGCCAAATAGCTTTTGTGATCAATGTGAAAATTGCAAAAGGGGACGTCGCAATATTTGTTTACATAAAGAATCTTTAGGAGTCAACGTAGATGGCGTCTTTTCTTCTCATTTTTGTATCGATACAAAATACGTATTACCAGTACCTGATGGCATTTCATTGGAACGTTCTACTTTAACAGAACCATTCGCAGTTATTATACATGCCATAAAAAAAATAGACATTGAAAAAGGCCAAAGTATTGCGATTATCGGCTGCGGTACCGAAGGAATGCTGGCAGCCTCACTTACGCATTTTTATGGGGGAGTGGTAACGGTCATTGATGTACAGCAACAAAAGCTAGATCATATTCAACAGTCGCAGCCACAATTAAACGTTTGTCTTCCACATCAAGTAGGCAACCAAAAATTTGACTTAGTTATCGAATGTGCAGGTGTGAAAAGTTCGGTGGAACAGGCATTCGATATCGTAAAACCAGGTGGTGAAATTATTTTAATAGGGTTAACCCCTGAAGCAACAATGCCCGTAACAAAGCTTGTAAGAAGTGAAGTTACGATCTATGGATCGATTATTTATGATTTCCCAGAAGATTTTGAGAAGAGTGTTGAAGTTTTGTCAGATCCAAACATGAAAGTAGACCACATTATTAGCAAAATTTATCCTTTAAAGGATTTCAAAAAAGCTTACGAAGATGCATGTTCAGGAAAGTATGGGAAGGTGCTCATTTCCTTTGATGACGAAAACAGATGA
- a CDS encoding TRAP transporter small permease produces MKYVSRMIDFFMAISLGIMAILVFLNVVLRYVFSSGITWSVELSQILFMVLVFLGAIQAFKENSHIKVDVLISKVSPVWQKILAICSNVIILIVIIIVFQGSLQLVKENNVMTTPILGIPQSYVYSVGLFLSICIAVLTIGKTIEIFKKTNNQDMSKD; encoded by the coding sequence ATGAAGTATGTTTCACGGATGATTGATTTTTTTATGGCAATCTCGTTAGGAATCATGGCGATATTAGTATTTTTAAATGTTGTATTACGTTATGTTTTTAGTTCTGGCATTACGTGGTCAGTTGAGCTTAGCCAAATATTATTTATGGTGCTTGTATTTTTAGGAGCAATCCAAGCCTTTAAGGAAAACTCACATATTAAGGTTGATGTGTTAATTTCAAAAGTTTCACCTGTTTGGCAGAAAATATTAGCTATTTGCAGCAACGTCATTATTCTAATTGTCATTATCATTGTGTTCCAAGGAAGTTTACAGCTAGTGAAGGAAAACAACGTTATGACAACTCCAATTCTAGGTATACCCCAATCATATGTCTACTCGGTAGGGCTTTTCTTAAGCATTTGTATTGCGGTGTTGACAATTGGCAAAACGATTGAAATTTTCAAAAAGACAAACAATCAAGATATGTCGAAGGATTAG
- a CDS encoding hydroxymethylglutaryl-CoA lyase → MSKFDLPKVVEICEVAPRDGFQAEHNWIATETKLDIIHQLANTGIKSMEITSFVHPKAIPQLRDAEEVVIQAREIAGVHLRALVPNKRGAERAIAVGIQKLKLMLSATDSHSLSNANATTEEAQRKLEPIVELAAKNSIKVGGSLSVAFGCPYEGIVQIEKLIPLLERYNEMGIYEVSLADTSGMANPYQVKSYLRTLKQLFPTTTFSLHLHNTRGMAFANAVAAWEEGIVHFDSSVAGLGGCPYAPGATGNIATEDLVHGFEEMGVSTGIDLLKIIGVAKNVQQLLHKTDNKSSYMLQAGPNAQLSEKPKGQNKISH, encoded by the coding sequence TTGTCAAAATTTGATTTGCCCAAAGTAGTTGAAATTTGTGAGGTGGCACCGAGGGATGGATTTCAGGCAGAACATAATTGGATAGCAACAGAAACAAAGCTGGATATTATTCACCAGCTAGCTAATACCGGTATTAAATCGATGGAAATTACATCATTCGTACACCCAAAAGCTATTCCACAATTGCGAGATGCCGAAGAGGTTGTAATACAGGCACGTGAGATTGCAGGTGTCCATTTAAGAGCACTCGTTCCAAATAAACGAGGTGCAGAACGGGCAATTGCAGTCGGCATCCAAAAGCTTAAATTAATGTTATCTGCTACAGACTCACATAGTTTATCCAATGCGAATGCTACCACGGAGGAAGCACAGCGAAAGCTAGAGCCGATAGTAGAGCTTGCTGCAAAGAACAGTATTAAGGTTGGAGGCTCATTATCCGTTGCTTTCGGTTGTCCGTATGAAGGAATTGTGCAAATAGAGAAATTAATACCACTATTAGAACGATACAACGAGATGGGCATTTACGAAGTATCACTAGCAGATACTTCTGGAATGGCAAATCCATATCAAGTAAAAAGTTATTTACGAACATTAAAACAGCTATTTCCAACGACAACTTTTTCATTGCACCTACACAATACTCGAGGGATGGCCTTTGCAAATGCGGTAGCAGCATGGGAAGAAGGAATCGTCCATTTTGATAGTTCTGTTGCAGGGTTAGGGGGGTGTCCTTATGCACCAGGTGCAACAGGTAATATTGCAACCGAAGACTTAGTTCATGGCTTTGAAGAAATGGGTGTGTCAACGGGAATTGATTTATTAAAAATAATTGGGGTTGCTAAAAATGTACAGCAATTGCTTCATAAAACAGATAATAAATCGAGTTATATGTTGCAAGCGGGGCCAAACGCACAATTGAGCGAAAAACCGAAAGGGCAAAATAAAATTTCTCATTAG
- a CDS encoding MBL fold metallo-hydrolase, with amino-acid sequence MQAVSPQMQLLTEKAFQYNQDTSIYWLGSAGVLINSYGTTILIDPDLDQIQIDGMYFNQRNGVKMFQQVPIQMEAVPMVDAIFYTHADEDHIGIASYKQLAQTGSPIHCTQFVKNHLIANGITDNQIFAHEKLDTFRINDLVIEMTLADHPWHKNKPTLYDYYYTIDDCTGYKVTTKDGIIWHPGDSILLPEHLNERPVDLLLIDFSNDPFHFGKEGAVQLANQQILAELIPIHWGTYESDKPCFNANPYELKDGVVNNKRLHILGIGEKYTLKK; translated from the coding sequence ATGCAAGCCGTTAGCCCCCAAATGCAATTATTGACGGAAAAAGCTTTTCAATATAACCAGGACACGTCCATATATTGGCTCGGGTCTGCGGGGGTACTCATTAATAGCTATGGCACAACCATCTTAATTGACCCAGATTTAGATCAAATCCAAATAGACGGAATGTATTTTAATCAACGTAATGGAGTGAAAATGTTTCAGCAGGTACCTATTCAAATGGAAGCGGTTCCAATGGTGGATGCCATTTTTTATACACATGCGGATGAAGATCATATTGGTATTGCGAGCTATAAGCAATTAGCGCAAACAGGATCGCCAATTCATTGCACTCAATTTGTTAAAAATCATTTAATCGCCAATGGAATTACTGATAATCAAATATTTGCACATGAAAAATTAGACACGTTTCGCATAAATGATCTCGTAATTGAAATGACGTTAGCCGATCATCCTTGGCATAAAAATAAACCTACTCTTTATGACTACTATTATACGATTGATGACTGCACGGGATATAAAGTTACGACAAAGGACGGTATTATATGGCATCCCGGTGATTCGATTTTATTACCCGAACATTTAAATGAAAGGCCTGTTGACTTATTACTAATTGATTTTTCAAACGACCCTTTTCATTTTGGGAAAGAGGGTGCAGTTCAATTAGCAAATCAACAAATATTAGCCGAATTAATTCCCATTCACTGGGGGACATACGAAAGCGATAAACCTTGTTTTAATGCCAATCCATATGAACTAAAAGATGGAGTAGTAAACAATAAAAGACTTCATATTTTAGGCATTGGTGAGAAATATACGTTAAAGAAATAA
- a CDS encoding aldehyde dehydrogenase family protein, protein MTQLARPYVDGSWLTEEGRKKMDIINPYNNEVIGYQIEVTSEDTERALQSAFNARKQLAEIPVYERVKVLECAATLMTERKEYFAKLISLEVGKPLKNTLDEVARSIETLKLSAEAAKYVIGETITGEASERGTNSHALTFRVAVGVVAAITPFNAPLNLICHKIGPSFAAGNATILKPAPQAALIASQFIALLLEAGLPENAVQLILGGVEPGQQIVQDHRVHVVSFTGGLIAANYIAKEAGLKRQLFELGGNAATIVDEDADIDRAVTMCAQTGFSNSGQSCISVQRIYVHERCLTQFTEKLVEKVEQLKCGDPLDPTSDVGTVVNEATAHRIMEWIEEAKNMGASILTGGIQKGAHIQPTVLLNPPKTAKVVCGEVFGPVVSIIPISSFEEGVAEANDSDFGLQVGLFTNNFQHILQASKQLEAGGIVVNGTSNYRLDHWPYGGIKKSGIGREGPRFAIQEMTEMKMIVIRT, encoded by the coding sequence ATGACGCAATTAGCTCGTCCATATGTGGATGGTAGCTGGCTTACTGAAGAAGGTCGCAAGAAAATGGATATTATCAATCCTTACAATAATGAAGTGATTGGTTATCAAATTGAAGTTACATCAGAGGATACAGAACGGGCATTACAGAGTGCTTTTAATGCGCGAAAACAATTAGCGGAAATACCAGTATATGAGCGAGTGAAAGTACTTGAGTGTGCGGCAACATTAATGACTGAGAGAAAAGAATATTTTGCTAAGTTAATCTCATTAGAAGTAGGAAAGCCGTTAAAAAACACACTTGATGAAGTTGCTCGTTCGATCGAAACATTAAAGCTCTCCGCAGAAGCAGCAAAGTACGTCATTGGTGAAACAATAACGGGTGAAGCATCGGAGCGCGGGACGAACTCTCATGCACTTACATTTCGAGTAGCAGTTGGCGTAGTTGCTGCCATTACACCCTTTAATGCCCCGTTAAATTTAATTTGTCATAAAATTGGTCCTTCCTTTGCCGCAGGAAATGCGACTATTTTAAAACCGGCACCGCAAGCAGCGTTAATTGCTTCACAATTTATAGCGCTTTTATTAGAGGCTGGTTTACCTGAAAATGCTGTCCAATTGATATTAGGTGGGGTAGAACCGGGCCAACAAATTGTCCAAGATCATCGGGTGCATGTCGTATCGTTTACAGGTGGCTTAATAGCAGCGAACTATATTGCAAAAGAAGCGGGATTGAAAAGGCAGTTATTTGAACTAGGTGGCAATGCTGCGACGATTGTAGATGAAGATGCAGATATCGATCGGGCTGTGACAATGTGTGCACAAACGGGCTTTAGCAACTCAGGGCAAAGTTGTATATCAGTACAACGAATTTATGTACATGAACGATGTCTAACTCAATTTACTGAAAAATTAGTAGAGAAAGTGGAACAGCTAAAATGCGGAGATCCATTAGATCCTACTTCAGATGTAGGGACAGTCGTCAATGAAGCAACTGCACATCGAATTATGGAGTGGATAGAAGAAGCTAAAAATATGGGGGCTAGCATTTTAACAGGTGGTATTCAAAAAGGGGCACATATACAACCTACTGTTCTGTTAAATCCACCAAAAACCGCGAAAGTTGTTTGTGGAGAAGTCTTTGGACCAGTCGTTAGTATAATTCCGATTTCTTCATTTGAAGAGGGGGTTGCCGAAGCGAATGATTCGGACTTTGGTTTACAGGTCGGTCTTTTCACTAATAATTTTCAGCATATTCTACAAGCTTCTAAACAATTAGAAGCAGGAGGCATTGTAGTGAATGGTACATCCAATTATCGATTAGATCACTGGCCATATGGAGGCATAAAAAAGAGTGGAATTGGTCGAGAAGGTCCACGTTTTGCGATTCAGGAAATGACCGAAATGAAAATGATTGTAATTCGAACTTAA
- a CDS encoding tetratricopeptide repeat protein yields MELNDQVYDQIVELCNAGNAMAEKGIYDKAIKYYSTALDLVPLPKNTWETSTWIYTALGDTYFMNIDYENAKSNLYNALNCPDGNSNPFILLRLGESLFECGEHDKAKEYLLRAYILEGYKIFFDEDDKYFELIKDII; encoded by the coding sequence TTGGAACTTAACGATCAAGTATATGACCAAATTGTGGAATTATGTAACGCAGGCAATGCTATGGCTGAAAAAGGAATATATGACAAAGCGATAAAGTACTATTCAACTGCGTTGGATTTGGTTCCGTTACCGAAGAATACCTGGGAAACAAGTACATGGATTTATACAGCATTAGGAGATACCTATTTTATGAATATTGACTATGAGAACGCAAAAAGTAATTTATATAATGCATTAAACTGCCCAGATGGTAATTCAAATCCATTCATTTTATTGAGACTTGGAGAGAGTTTATTCGAGTGTGGGGAGCATGATAAAGCTAAGGAATATCTGTTAAGAGCTTATATTCTAGAAGGCTATAAAATCTTTTTTGATGAAGATGATAAATATTTTGAATTGATTAAGGATATAATTTGA
- a CDS encoding TRAP transporter large permease, whose amino-acid sequence MSVIVFLGVLLGALIIGVPIAFGLLLATIFLMFYIDSYSATIVAQNLMKGAQSFPLIAVPFFILAGEIMNVGGIGKRLVDLGLAIFGHVKGGLGYVVIVASIIFAGLSGSALADAAALGAILLPMMVKGGYDKGQSMGLIASGSLIALLIPPSISLIMYGVIANVSITRLFMAGVFPGFLMAVGLAVTWFILVKRNKEIQVLPKKSTAEVFAAIKGSIWAIFLPVIIIVGLRGGIFTATEAASVAVFYALFVSLVIYREMKLSDIGKVLVNASKTTSVVIFMVAAAMAGAWVITIANVPQQLAELLGPINNQPLLLIAFVMLIVLLLGMIMDTGPIILIIVPVVLPMLVAAGVDPVYFGILLVLNGAIGLITPPVGSVLNVSLSVSKLTMGQLTKGIWPFILTYVLLLILLMLFPELITVPADWLMK is encoded by the coding sequence ATGTCCGTAATTGTTTTTTTAGGGGTATTACTTGGAGCATTAATTATTGGTGTACCAATAGCTTTTGGCTTATTGTTAGCTACAATTTTCTTAATGTTCTATATCGATTCATATAGTGCAACGATTGTAGCGCAAAATTTAATGAAAGGCGCACAAAGTTTCCCGCTAATTGCTGTGCCATTCTTCATTCTAGCTGGTGAAATTATGAATGTAGGGGGGATTGGTAAGCGTTTAGTGGATTTAGGGTTAGCCATTTTCGGTCATGTAAAAGGTGGTCTTGGTTATGTAGTAATTGTAGCAAGTATAATATTTGCCGGATTATCGGGGTCTGCATTAGCTGATGCTGCTGCACTAGGGGCGATTTTGTTACCGATGATGGTGAAAGGTGGATACGATAAAGGGCAATCGATGGGCTTAATTGCTTCAGGATCACTCATTGCTTTATTAATTCCACCGAGTATTTCGTTAATTATGTATGGGGTAATTGCGAATGTATCCATTACTCGCTTATTTATGGCGGGAGTTTTCCCAGGCTTTTTGATGGCAGTTGGGTTGGCGGTTACATGGTTTATTCTCGTAAAACGTAATAAAGAGATTCAAGTTTTACCGAAAAAATCTACTGCGGAAGTTTTTGCAGCAATTAAAGGTTCCATTTGGGCCATTTTCTTACCCGTTATTATTATCGTTGGTTTACGAGGTGGTATTTTTACCGCAACTGAAGCAGCATCGGTCGCAGTATTTTATGCCTTATTTGTAAGCTTAGTTATTTACCGAGAAATGAAACTATCAGATATCGGAAAAGTTTTAGTAAATGCATCAAAAACAACAAGTGTTGTAATTTTCATGGTTGCCGCTGCGATGGCTGGTGCTTGGGTTATTACCATTGCAAATGTTCCACAACAACTCGCTGAACTTTTAGGGCCAATTAATAATCAACCATTACTACTAATTGCATTTGTTATGCTCATCGTCCTATTACTAGGAATGATTATGGATACGGGTCCAATTATTTTAATTATTGTTCCAGTTGTTTTACCAATGCTAGTCGCTGCTGGAGTAGATCCAGTTTACTTTGGGATTTTATTAGTTTTAAATGGAGCAATTGGATTAATTACACCGCCAGTTGGATCCGTCTTGAATGTCTCGCTCAGTGTTTCAAAACTCACAATGGGGCAATTAACAAAGGGGATATGGCCATTCATACTTACATATGTCCTTTTATTAATACTATTAATGCTATTCCCAGAGCTAATAACAGTACCAGCAGACTGGTTAATGAAGTAA